One segment of Pseudofrancisella aestuarii DNA contains the following:
- a CDS encoding FAD-binding domain, translating into MRIAINGVGIAGPTLAWWLKRFGYEPVLFEKASELRKGGYIVDFWGSGYDIVEKMGILPDLESKSYNINTLKCFNGKGKNSSNIDMEAMSKETFGRFLSLKRSDISEVIYNACGNMDVRFGCYISSIEKAKDGVIAHLSNGKKEKFDLIVGADGLHSQIRTLAFKNSSYEEFDLDTYVVALTLSDYEPREENAYVVSIDSKKQVAKAAIEDNKTLFLFTFRSELVEKIPTSLEERKEVLRSVFKDMEWEVPNILERLDDAEDVYFDKVCQIRMESWSSDRVALIGDAAACPSLLAGQGSMFAIMEAYVLAGELYKAKGDYKVAFDNYELILKKFIENKQKAALTNLAFFAPRNNFHKYLASIFLKMTKVPILSKFIIGSMFKEDIKLPSYDIADS; encoded by the coding sequence ATGAGAATAGCTATAAACGGTGTAGGGATAGCTGGACCAACTCTTGCTTGGTGGTTAAAAAGATTTGGGTATGAACCAGTATTATTTGAAAAAGCTAGTGAGCTAAGAAAAGGTGGTTACATAGTAGATTTTTGGGGATCAGGTTACGATATAGTAGAAAAGATGGGAATCTTACCAGACTTAGAATCTAAATCTTATAATATTAATACTTTGAAATGTTTTAATGGAAAGGGTAAAAACTCATCAAATATAGATATGGAGGCTATGAGTAAAGAGACCTTTGGTCGATTCTTAAGTCTAAAACGTAGTGATATTTCAGAGGTTATTTATAATGCTTGTGGAAATATGGATGTAAGGTTTGGATGTTATATTAGTTCCATAGAAAAAGCTAAAGATGGAGTTATTGCACATTTATCTAATGGTAAAAAAGAAAAGTTTGATCTTATAGTTGGCGCTGATGGATTACACTCTCAAATTAGAACATTAGCTTTTAAAAATAGCTCATATGAGGAATTTGATTTAGATACATATGTTGTAGCATTAACGCTATCAGATTATGAGCCTAGAGAAGAAAATGCTTATGTTGTATCTATAGATTCTAAAAAACAAGTAGCTAAGGCTGCGATAGAAGATAATAAAACTTTATTTTTATTTACATTCAGATCTGAATTGGTTGAAAAAATACCAACCTCATTAGAGGAAAGAAAAGAAGTTCTTCGTTCGGTATTTAAGGATATGGAGTGGGAAGTTCCTAATATATTGGAGCGTCTTGATGATGCAGAAGATGTTTATTTTGATAAAGTTTGCCAAATACGTATGGAAAGTTGGAGCTCTGATAGGGTTGCTCTTATAGGAGATGCAGCAGCTTGTCCTTCGCTTCTAGCAGGCCAAGGAAGCATGTTTGCCATAATGGAAGCATATGTGTTAGCAGGAGAGCTATATAAGGCTAAAGGAGACTATAAAGTAGCTTTTGATAATTATGAACTGATATTGAAAAAGTTTATAGAGAATAAGCAAAAAGCTGCTTTAACCAATTTGGCATTTTTTGCACCTAGAAATAATTTTCATAAATATTTAGCTAGTATATTTCTAAAAATGACTAAAGTACCAATATTATCAAAATTTATAATAGGAAGTATGTTTAAAGAAGATATAAAACTACCTAGTTATGATATTGCTGATAGTTAA
- a CDS encoding cold-shock protein — translation MSNELTGTVKFFSDEKGFGFISCTSLSKDVFVHALNIRAGSLSSNQQVKFKVREGNKGKEAYDVMAI, via the coding sequence ATGAGTAATGAATTAACAGGAACAGTTAAGTTCTTTAGTGATGAAAAAGGGTTTGGTTTTATTAGTTGTACATCTTTAAGTAAAGATGTATTTGTACATGCTTTAAATATTAGAGCAGGTAGTCTTTCCAGTAATCAACAGGTTAAATTTAAAGTTAGAGAAGGAAATAAAGGTAAAGAAGCATACGATGTTATGGCTATTTAA
- a CDS encoding phospholipid carrier-dependent glycosyltransferase yields the protein MSKLKFILSKNLIYLSLFSLILILSIFLRFWHLDTILGPVFDEVYFPLYGYDYLVGKTFFHVHPPLANYIFASSIWLYYHFPWVSATDFHTIPYEQIPAMSYRWINAFMGVVLTLVAWLTAYIVSQKKWFALIVFFLISIDGSLLVDSRHGMNNIYIVLFGLCSILFLSKALQAKNRHIWFILCGIFIGLTISVKWNGSGYLLAILMFLILYKVLFLCDKYRPVLQQPSTHNSVLKFNVAIWEMLVYLLILPFIVYCLVWIPDRLFNTEYSFIGIHQQIMAYHQSLVGSNEHPYCSKWYTWPFMIRPIGYSFSTETIYNALGQKSIIYTDVHLFPNPAIAWFSAIAIICMVIHWLVLFRNWFLNGVMTRAFMVMSLLLAGYFANFLPWVLVKRCLFLYHYQSAATFGIFILAWYIAYLSSAKAKSLKLIAIFIFVCILASFIYWLPIQLGIPLEQSQFNQRMWLSLWI from the coding sequence ATGTCTAAACTTAAGTTTATTTTAAGTAAAAATCTTATTTATTTATCCTTATTTAGTTTGATACTTATACTTTCAATTTTTTTAAGATTTTGGCATCTAGATACTATACTAGGACCTGTTTTTGATGAGGTATACTTTCCGTTGTATGGATATGATTATCTTGTTGGTAAAACATTTTTTCATGTACATCCACCTTTGGCTAATTATATTTTTGCTAGTAGTATTTGGCTGTATTATCATTTTCCTTGGGTTTCGGCAACAGATTTTCATACTATTCCTTATGAGCAAATTCCAGCAATGAGTTATCGCTGGATTAATGCATTTATGGGAGTCGTTTTAACTTTGGTTGCGTGGTTAACAGCTTATATTGTAAGCCAAAAAAAATGGTTCGCATTAATAGTTTTTTTCTTAATAAGTATAGATGGATCATTATTAGTAGATTCTCGTCATGGGATGAATAATATATATATAGTCTTATTTGGGCTTTGTTCAATCTTATTTTTGTCAAAAGCATTGCAAGCTAAAAATAGACATATTTGGTTTATTCTATGTGGCATATTTATTGGCTTAACTATTTCAGTAAAGTGGAATGGCTCAGGCTATTTATTAGCTATATTAATGTTTTTAATCTTATATAAAGTGCTTTTTTTATGTGATAAATACCGTCCAGTTTTACAACAACCATCAACTCATAATTCTGTTTTAAAATTTAATGTAGCGATTTGGGAAATGTTGGTTTATTTATTAATTTTACCTTTTATCGTCTACTGTTTGGTTTGGATTCCTGATCGACTATTTAATACTGAATATAGCTTTATAGGTATACATCAACAAATTATGGCGTACCATCAAAGTCTTGTTGGTTCTAATGAGCATCCATATTGTTCAAAATGGTATACATGGCCATTTATGATTCGACCAATTGGCTATAGTTTTAGTACTGAAACTATTTATAATGCACTTGGGCAAAAGAGTATTATTTATACAGATGTTCATTTATTTCCTAATCCTGCTATTGCTTGGTTTTCAGCTATTGCTATTATTTGTATGGTGATACATTGGCTTGTGCTATTTAGAAATTGGTTTTTAAATGGCGTTATGACACGAGCATTTATGGTAATGTCACTTTTATTAGCGGGATATTTTGCTAATTTTTTACCTTGGGTGTTAGTGAAACGGTGTCTCTTTCTTTATCATTATCAATCAGCAGCGACATTTGGAATATTTATTTTAGCTTGGTATATAGCTTATTTATCATCTGCAAAAGCTAAGAGTTTAAAACTCATCGCCATATTTATATTTGTTTGTATATTAGCTTCTTTTATTTATTGGTTACCCATTCAATTAGGTATTCCACTAGAACAATCACAATTTAACCAGCGAATGTGGCTAAGTTTATGGATATAA
- a CDS encoding terminase small subunit, with amino-acid sequence MKTDLTAKQLEFCKWVLQGHDYTYAYEQVYDTSKMKKSTINNEASLLMKNEKVLAFIESVQQREMLGVFNTRQKYLDKLDDIIDSKSSTMTEKIQAINTVAKLKQWDKRQAGLQVDYQEENDIQAVKYARETVIGWNEVPQKDI; translated from the coding sequence ATGAAAACAGATCTAACAGCTAAGCAATTAGAATTTTGTAAGTGGGTGTTGCAAGGACATGATTATACTTATGCTTACGAACAGGTATATGATACTAGTAAAATGAAGAAGTCTACTATCAATAATGAAGCCAGTTTATTGATGAAGAATGAGAAAGTTTTAGCATTTATAGAAAGTGTACAACAAAGAGAGATGCTAGGAGTATTTAATACTAGGCAAAAATACTTAGATAAGCTAGATGATATTATTGATAGTAAAAGTAGTACTATGACTGAAAAGATACAGGCAATAAATACAGTAGCTAAACTTAAACAATGGGATAAAAGACAAGCTGGCTTACAAGTGGATTATCAAGAAGAAAATGATATACAAGCAGTAAAGTATGCTCGTGAAACAGTTATAGGCTGGAATGAAGTACCCCAAAAAGATATTTAA
- a CDS encoding CopG family antitoxin, with protein sequence MREQNHNLDFKTKTVPITLRIDENELQQLKNISKENGIPYATLIKSLIFRFNRNLINFM encoded by the coding sequence ATGAGAGAACAAAATCATAATTTAGACTTTAAGACTAAGACAGTTCCAATAACTCTAAGAATTGATGAAAACGAACTACAACAATTAAAGAATATATCCAAAGAGAATGGCATACCTTATGCAACACTTATTAAGTCATTGATCTTTAGGTTTAATAGAAATCTTATTAACTTTATGTAG
- a CDS encoding AAA family ATPase yields MNNLTPQVVDDKVEHLLSTLNLNYTTYSEDETIKWNVERLNKQAKLYEQGKITQARFDDIKSSALKEINAFIIERTKKQFTQEQQEKIEEIHQSIDIFTLGEMVYNVRKNIGEFIPGEAIKSISWKELDCMDLRPKNPILDPVIKEKDLTMLYAERGVGKTHVSLGIAWAVSTGTSFFNWIATKPLKTLFVDGEMPLQTIRERLRLISRGSITNDNLQIISNDILADNGQAMPDLATIEGQEALQQHTDEADFIILDNLATLCRTGKENTAESWKVTQQWLLQLRARGKTVLVVDHAGKNGTNRGSSAKQDTLDTVIKLSKPGDYESEQGARFIVSYEKHRNFYGDEANSIEAHLVNGEWNITDAKQSLNQMIISLSEEGLSQRDIAEDVNCSLGKVNKVLRAHKEQQSYLKK; encoded by the coding sequence ATGAATAATTTAACCCCACAAGTGGTGGATGATAAAGTAGAACATCTGCTTAGCACTCTTAATCTTAATTATACCACGTACTCAGAAGATGAGACTATTAAGTGGAATGTTGAGCGACTAAACAAACAGGCTAAGTTATATGAGCAAGGCAAGATAACACAAGCTAGGTTTGATGATATAAAGAGTAGTGCTTTAAAAGAGATAAATGCTTTCATTATAGAGAGAACTAAGAAGCAGTTTACTCAAGAGCAACAAGAGAAAATAGAAGAAATACATCAATCTATAGATATATTCACTTTAGGTGAGATGGTTTATAACGTTAGAAAAAATATAGGTGAGTTTATTCCTGGTGAGGCTATAAAGTCTATTAGCTGGAAAGAGCTTGATTGTATGGACTTAAGACCAAAGAACCCTATATTAGATCCAGTTATTAAAGAGAAAGACTTAACTATGTTATATGCAGAGCGTGGTGTAGGTAAGACTCATGTTAGCTTAGGTATTGCATGGGCTGTATCGACTGGTACAAGCTTTTTTAATTGGATAGCTACCAAACCATTAAAGACACTATTTGTTGATGGGGAAATGCCCTTACAGACTATAAGAGAAAGATTAAGGCTTATATCTAGAGGAAGTATAACCAATGATAACCTACAGATCATTAGTAATGACATCTTAGCTGATAATGGACAAGCTATGCCAGACCTTGCAACTATAGAAGGACAAGAGGCATTGCAGCAACATACAGATGAGGCTGATTTCATTATTTTAGATAATCTAGCTACCTTATGTCGTACAGGTAAAGAAAACACAGCAGAGAGCTGGAAAGTCACCCAGCAATGGCTATTACAACTTAGAGCTAGAGGTAAGACAGTATTAGTAGTAGATCATGCAGGTAAGAATGGTACCAATAGAGGCTCTAGTGCTAAACAAGATACATTAGATACTGTTATTAAGTTAAGTAAGCCCGGAGATTATGAATCAGAACAAGGAGCTAGGTTTATTGTTAGCTATGAGAAACATCGTAACTTCTATGGTGATGAAGCTAATAGTATAGAAGCACATTTAGTTAATGGAGAGTGGAATATAACCGATGCTAAACAATCTCTAAATCAAATGATTATTTCTTTAAGTGAAGAAGGACTTAGTCAAAGAGATATAGCAGAGGATGTTAACTGTAGTTTGGGTAAAGTTAATAAAGTATTGAGAGCTCATAAAGAACAACAAAGTTATTTGAAAAAATAG
- a CDS encoding phage antirepressor: MELVNFNFKDKEVRTINQNGEPWFIAKDVTDILGYKNTTDALSKHVLEGERASVSLGRQGNTNIINESGMYALVLKSRKKEAISFRQWVTCEVLPDIRKHGLYATNDVINKTLNDPDLMISLLTEYKEAKLQLQQAQPLIEFANSIGTSAKSISFDTYAKLLANDGIDIGRNRLFALLRKHDYLIKSGEDKNNPKQKYIEQGLFEVKESVTETVKGIIPTKKTLITGKGQIYFLNKIKELLVIESAEVAQS, from the coding sequence ATGGAGCTAGTAAACTTTAATTTTAAAGATAAAGAAGTTAGGACCATTAATCAAAATGGTGAACCTTGGTTTATAGCTAAAGATGTAACAGATATTTTAGGATATAAAAATACTACAGACGCATTAAGTAAACATGTCCTAGAGGGTGAACGGGCTAGCGTTTCGCTAGGGCGTCAGGGTAATACTAATATCATTAATGAAAGTGGTATGTATGCACTTGTATTAAAATCTCGCAAGAAAGAAGCTATTTCTTTTAGACAGTGGGTTACTTGCGAAGTATTACCAGACATTAGAAAGCATGGCTTGTATGCTACCAATGATGTAATTAACAAAACTCTTAATGATCCTGATCTTATGATTAGCCTACTTACTGAATATAAGGAAGCAAAATTACAGCTACAACAAGCTCAACCATTAATAGAATTTGCTAACTCTATAGGCACTAGTGCTAAATCAATATCTTTTGATACTTATGCAAAACTATTAGCTAATGATGGGATTGATATAGGTAGAAACAGGTTATTTGCCTTATTAAGAAAGCATGATTATTTAATAAAATCTGGTGAAGACAAAAACAACCCAAAACAGAAGTATATAGAACAAGGATTATTTGAGGTTAAAGAAAGCGTGACAGAAACGGTTAAAGGAATTATTCCCACCAAGAAGACTCTTATAACTGGTAAAGGACAAATCTATTTCTTAAATAAAATCAAAGAGCTTCTAGTTATTGAATCTGCGGAGGTAGCTCAATCATGA
- a CDS encoding helix-turn-helix transcriptional regulator — translation MGNKYKIMRIGEVIELTGTSESTIWRWVSEGNFVKPIKLTPKTTGWISTEVEAWLDSKIQARNMGV, via the coding sequence ATGGGTAATAAATATAAAATAATGAGAATTGGTGAAGTTATAGAACTTACAGGAACATCTGAAAGCACAATCTGGCGATGGGTTAGTGAAGGTAACTTCGTTAAGCCTATAAAACTCACACCTAAAACTACTGGCTGGATATCCACAGAAGTCGAAGCATGGCTAGATTCTAAAATACAAGCTAGAAATATGGGGGTGTAG
- a CDS encoding ion transporter: protein MNKERIYQFIIVSLVMLNTVTLIAQIDIGNTLFLHYINVSFSLLFCTEYSIRLIASKSKIKFVFSFYNIIDFIAIFIPLILDIFGVNSQQLIVLRLLRIFKIFQNTTILNRIVRVLKKVYLEILVSFSLMFVILVISCVIMFYAEHDAQPEVFSSISNTLWWGIATLTTVGYGDMYPITLLGKLVASGLAILGIGVFAIPSGLIGASFIDEIRREREEKEKQEQEKSKN, encoded by the coding sequence ATGAATAAAGAGAGAATTTATCAGTTCATTATTGTTTCATTAGTAATGCTAAATACTGTGACGCTTATAGCTCAAATAGATATTGGAAATACGCTATTTCTTCATTATATAAATGTATCTTTCTCTTTACTGTTTTGTACTGAGTACAGTATCAGACTGATAGCCTCAAAGAGTAAAATAAAATTCGTTTTTAGTTTTTATAACATTATTGATTTCATAGCTATATTTATACCTCTAATCCTAGATATATTTGGAGTTAACTCTCAACAGCTAATAGTTCTAAGATTGTTAAGAATATTTAAGATATTCCAGAACACAACTATACTCAATAGAATAGTAAGGGTATTAAAAAAAGTATACTTAGAGATTCTTGTATCTTTCAGTTTAATGTTCGTAATATTAGTAATATCTTGTGTGATAATGTTTTATGCAGAACATGATGCACAGCCAGAAGTATTCTCAAGTATATCTAATACACTATGGTGGGGTATAGCAACTCTAACAACGGTTGGTTATGGTGACATGTATCCAATTACACTATTAGGTAAATTAGTAGCCTCTGGGCTAGCTATTCTTGGTATAGGTGTATTTGCAATACCAAGTGGTTTAATAGGGGCATCTTTTATAGATGAAATAAGAAGAGAAAGGGAAGAAAAAGAGAAGCAAGAACAAGAAAAATCTAAAAACTAA
- a CDS encoding tyrosine-type recombinase/integrase, whose product MAGKLTTSKLQSLKATGKDYKLCDGNGLYIRVDTKGNKTWQFRYKNKWEPLGSYPTISLKAAREEAFRAKQLLSNGKDPKIEREKQKYQDEYIFLNLATKAIESRHPTQPYGWDSEEVYKRNLSILNRLILPKLKTLNIKDIEPYQIAKVLEGNTPSNQNKMKNLFNLIFNYAIGKGLIKYNVARDIKVDKADTKGFEFIDPVEDKYHFSELLRDIDTYKGQYNISMALRLAVLVGFRPRNIVELKWENIKSVKQDGQEINFISIKAEDMKMKRDFRQPLSKQAYDLLMEIKEYNGGHAHVFHSTNSNTRYISKESLSKALRETLGYNGNSKPKQHTHGFRKSARTYISSIRSKYNWCDDAVRMILSHSKANSIDEIYDKNDFLIERAEMLQLWADYVDHIRVNSNVTKIDNVG is encoded by the coding sequence ATGGCTGGAAAACTTACTACATCAAAGTTACAGAGCTTAAAAGCAACTGGCAAAGATTATAAATTATGTGATGGTAATGGCTTATATATTAGAGTCGATACTAAAGGAAACAAGACTTGGCAATTTAGATATAAGAATAAATGGGAGCCTCTAGGTAGTTATCCTACAATATCTTTAAAAGCTGCTAGAGAAGAAGCATTTAGAGCTAAACAACTACTATCCAATGGTAAAGACCCTAAAATAGAAAGAGAGAAACAAAAATATCAAGATGAGTATATATTCTTAAACCTAGCTACTAAGGCTATAGAAAGTAGACACCCTACTCAACCTTATGGCTGGGATAGTGAAGAAGTATACAAAAGAAACCTATCTATACTTAATAGACTAATACTACCTAAGCTTAAGACTCTAAATATTAAAGATATAGAGCCATATCAAATAGCTAAAGTATTAGAGGGTAATACTCCTAGTAATCAAAACAAGATGAAGAACTTATTTAACCTCATATTTAACTATGCTATTGGTAAAGGATTAATTAAATACAATGTAGCTAGAGATATAAAAGTAGATAAGGCTGATACTAAGGGCTTTGAATTTATAGACCCTGTAGAAGACAAATATCATTTTAGTGAACTACTAAGAGATATAGATACTTATAAAGGACAATATAATATATCTATGGCTTTAAGATTAGCTGTACTAGTAGGCTTTAGACCTAGAAACATAGTAGAGTTAAAATGGGAAAACATTAAGTCAGTTAAACAAGATGGTCAAGAAATCAACTTTATATCTATTAAAGCAGAAGATATGAAGATGAAGAGAGATTTTAGACAACCATTAAGTAAACAAGCTTATGACTTACTAATGGAAATAAAAGAATACAATGGTGGTCATGCTCATGTGTTCCATTCTACTAACTCTAACACTAGATATATATCTAAAGAGAGCTTATCTAAGGCACTAAGAGAAACTCTAGGCTACAATGGAAATAGTAAACCTAAACAGCATACTCATGGCTTTAGAAAGTCAGCTAGGACCTATATAAGTAGCATCAGAAGTAAATACAACTGGTGTGATGATGCTGTAAGAATGATATTAAGCCATTCAAAAGCTAACTCTATTGATGAGATATACGACAAGAACGACTTCTTAATAGAGAGGGCTGAAATGCTACAGCTATGGGCTGATTATGTAGATCATATAAGGGTTAATTCTAATGTTACTAAGATAGATAATGTGGGTTAG
- a CDS encoding regulatory protein RecX — MSLSKERQYILYLLSKQDYSRKQLTDKLYKRANISNQEIEDLLNDFENRKWLSDERFIHSFIQSEVAKLRGKKRIVNTAIYQKGLSAELVEEYLNTLEINWFDQCQKCLNKKYKNVPKLQKDLKLKQKAINYLVYNGFNFDEINGALAFL, encoded by the coding sequence ATGAGCTTATCTAAAGAAAGACAATATATACTTTATCTCCTATCTAAACAAGATTATTCTCGAAAGCAACTCACTGATAAACTCTATAAAAGAGCTAATATTTCAAATCAAGAAATAGAGGATTTATTAAATGATTTTGAAAATAGAAAATGGCTTTCTGATGAAAGATTTATTCACTCTTTTATCCAAAGTGAAGTAGCAAAACTCAGAGGAAAAAAAAGAATAGTAAATACAGCAATATATCAAAAAGGTCTATCTGCAGAGCTAGTAGAGGAATATTTAAACACTCTTGAGATTAACTGGTTTGATCAGTGTCAAAAATGTTTAAATAAAAAATATAAAAATGTCCCTAAACTTCAGAAAGATCTAAAACTTAAACAAAAAGCTATTAATTACCTTGTCTATAACGGATTTAATTTTGATGAAATAAATGGGGCTTTGGCTTTTTTATAG
- the recA gene encoding recombinase RecA has protein sequence MSKEQALKSALSQIEKQFGKGSVMRLGDQEASTDIEVIPSGIISLDVALGIGGYPKGRVIEIYGHESSGKTTLTLLAIAQCQKQGGTAAFIDAEHALDPKYAALLGVDIENLIVSQPDTGEQALEIADMLVRSGGVDVVVIDSVAALTPKAEIEGDMGDSHMGLQARLMSQALRKLTANIKRSNTLVMFINQIRMKIGVMFGNPETTTGGNALKFYSSVRLEVRKGSPIKDGTEVSGNEIKVKVVKNKVAPPFKQAEFELVYGEGISLEAELVDLGAKHDIIEKSGAWYSYKGKKIGQGKEKTKDYLKEHTDERDEIEKAVLELLLPQKYAKKDSNKKENNSQDELI, from the coding sequence ATGAGTAAAGAACAAGCTTTAAAATCAGCCTTATCACAAATAGAAAAACAATTTGGTAAAGGCTCAGTAATGAGACTTGGTGATCAAGAAGCTAGCACAGATATAGAGGTAATTCCTTCTGGAATAATTAGCCTTGATGTTGCTCTTGGTATCGGCGGCTATCCTAAAGGGCGTGTTATAGAGATTTACGGTCATGAATCATCTGGGAAAACCACTTTAACATTATTAGCTATTGCCCAATGTCAAAAACAAGGTGGAACAGCTGCTTTTATAGATGCTGAACATGCTTTAGATCCTAAATATGCAGCTTTACTAGGTGTTGATATTGAAAACCTTATTGTTTCTCAACCAGATACTGGAGAACAAGCTTTAGAAATAGCTGATATGTTAGTTCGTTCTGGTGGTGTTGATGTTGTTGTTATAGATTCAGTAGCTGCACTTACTCCTAAGGCTGAAATAGAAGGTGATATGGGAGATTCTCATATGGGCCTACAAGCTAGACTTATGTCCCAAGCTTTAAGAAAGCTAACAGCTAATATTAAACGTTCAAATACTTTGGTTATGTTTATTAACCAAATAAGAATGAAAATTGGTGTAATGTTTGGCAACCCTGAAACAACTACTGGTGGTAATGCTCTAAAATTCTACTCTTCTGTAAGATTAGAGGTGAGAAAAGGCAGCCCTATCAAAGATGGTACTGAAGTATCTGGAAATGAAATAAAGGTCAAAGTAGTAAAAAATAAAGTTGCTCCCCCATTCAAACAAGCTGAGTTTGAGTTAGTTTATGGAGAGGGTATATCTCTAGAAGCAGAGCTTGTTGACCTTGGTGCAAAACACGATATTATTGAAAAATCTGGCGCCTGGTATAGTTATAAAGGTAAAAAGATCGGTCAAGGTAAAGAAAAAACTAAAGACTATCTAAAAGAGCATACTGATGAAAGAGATGAGATAGAGAAAGCAGTCCTTGAACTACTTTTACCTCAAAAGTATGCAAAAAAAGACTCAAATAAAAAAGAAAATAACTCTCAAGATGAGCTTATCTAA
- the secB gene encoding protein-export chaperone SecB → MSNDNNLPQFQIQKVYVKDASFSVPNADKIWMSEWKPQLKTDLNVSASKLPEENTYETVITLEIHVESNGIEAFNCEVKQAGIFTVQNMTNEQLEHAKNAFCPNILYHYAREAISDLVISGGFPQLCLSPVNFDAMYQDSLKKTADNKQH, encoded by the coding sequence ATGAGTAATGATAATAATTTACCACAATTTCAAATACAAAAAGTTTACGTTAAAGATGCTTCTTTTTCAGTTCCTAATGCTGATAAAATTTGGATGTCGGAATGGAAACCTCAATTAAAGACAGACTTAAACGTTTCTGCCTCTAAACTTCCTGAAGAAAATACTTATGAAACTGTAATAACATTAGAAATTCATGTAGAAAGTAATGGAATAGAAGCTTTTAACTGTGAAGTCAAACAAGCAGGAATTTTTACAGTTCAGAATATGACAAATGAGCAATTAGAACATGCAAAAAATGCTTTCTGTCCAAATATATTATACCACTATGCAAGAGAAGCTATTTCTGACTTAGTCATTAGCGGAGGATTCCCTCAGCTTTGTCTTTCTCCTGTTAACTTTGATGCTATGTATCAAGATTCATTAAAAAAAACAGCTGATAATAAACAGCATTAA
- a CDS encoding rhodanese-like domain-containing protein, which translates to MENLSYFVSQNLVFCLSFILLLAIYIVFELTQSKHSQTSLSVQNAVAEVNKHKGVYLDVRAPEDYKKAHVIGAINIPSEKIEESLKKLHKHKDKPVVIYGNSHSDKTRNILRKDGFEKAYSLKGGFSAWLQAGYPVKSEDANK; encoded by the coding sequence ATGGAAAATTTATCTTATTTTGTTTCACAAAACTTAGTTTTTTGTTTGTCATTTATTTTACTTTTGGCTATCTATATAGTTTTTGAATTAACACAGTCAAAACATAGTCAAACTAGCTTAAGTGTGCAAAATGCAGTAGCAGAAGTTAATAAACATAAAGGCGTTTACTTAGATGTTAGAGCTCCTGAGGATTATAAAAAAGCTCATGTTATCGGAGCTATAAATATACCTTCTGAGAAAATAGAAGAGAGTTTAAAGAAATTACACAAACATAAAGACAAGCCTGTGGTTATTTATGGAAATAGTCATTCAGATAAGACAAGAAATATTCTTCGTAAAGATGGCTTCGAAAAAGCATATTCTTTAAAGGGTGGCTTTAGTGCTTGGCTACAAGCTGGTTACCCCGTTAAATCTGAAGATGCAAATAAATAA
- a CDS encoding OmpH family outer membrane protein, whose product MKKTILGTIIAGGLMLSATSALAGGVGFANVQDIFEKSSLGKAKVTADEQKLKPQMDNLKKNITALQEKINAYETDKDAVEADNAKGDTKDAQAADQKEAADKAQAKADLQNAMKDYQDLMGQVQQMASDDADAFKDSLTKASQDVAKAKNLDAILPAEMSLYNADSLDVTNDIIAKMK is encoded by the coding sequence ATGAAAAAAACTATCTTGGGTACAATAATCGCTGGTGGTTTAATGTTATCTGCAACTTCAGCTCTTGCTGGTGGCGTAGGTTTTGCTAATGTTCAAGATATTTTTGAAAAGTCTTCTTTAGGTAAAGCTAAAGTGACTGCTGATGAGCAAAAGCTTAAGCCTCAAATGGACAACCTTAAGAAAAATATTACAGCTCTTCAAGAAAAAATTAATGCTTACGAGACTGATAAAGATGCTGTAGAAGCTGATAATGCTAAAGGCGATACAAAAGATGCTCAAGCTGCTGACCAAAAAGAAGCTGCAGATAAAGCTCAAGCTAAAGCAGACTTACAAAATGCTATGAAAGATTACCAAGACTTAATGGGTCAAGTACAACAAATGGCTAGTGATGATGCTGATGCGTTTAAAGATTCTTTAACTAAAGCTTCTCAAGATGTAGCTAAAGCTAAAAACTTAGATGCTATATTACCTGCTGAAATGAGCTTATATAATGCAGATAGCCTAGATGTTACTAATGACATCATTGCTAAAATGAAATAA